From the Verrucomicrobiota bacterium genome, one window contains:
- the hisB gene encoding imidazoleglycerol-phosphate dehydratase HisB yields the protein MSRKASLERNTSETKIKLSLGIDGKGQSKIDTRVPFFDHMLTLFSKHSLIDLEAIADGDVEVDYHHTVEDVGIALGQALKVALGDKKGIRRYGWAYVPMDETLVRVVLDLSNRSYLEYRVEGGNRMIRDFSLQLVEEFMRSVAVNAGMNLHIELLYGRDAHHIAEAIFKGLAKALDCACQVDPRIEGTPSTKGVL from the coding sequence AGAGACGAAAATAAAACTTAGCCTAGGCATCGATGGCAAAGGGCAATCCAAAATCGATACCCGGGTGCCTTTTTTTGATCATATGTTGACTCTCTTTAGTAAACACTCGTTGATTGATCTGGAAGCTATAGCAGATGGCGATGTGGAAGTGGATTACCATCACACTGTCGAAGATGTAGGAATTGCCTTAGGACAAGCGCTGAAAGTAGCTTTGGGAGATAAGAAAGGTATTCGACGCTATGGATGGGCGTATGTACCAATGGATGAGACTCTCGTGCGAGTAGTGCTCGATCTCAGTAATCGCTCCTATTTGGAGTATCGTGTAGAGGGCGGAAATCGTATGATTCGAGACTTCTCTTTGCAGTTGGTCGAAGAATTTATGAGATCAGTAGCTGTTAATGCGGGAATGAACCTCCATATAGAGCTTCTCTATGGTCGTGATGCTCACCACATTGCGGAAGCTATTTTCAAGGGCTTAGCCAAAGCGTTAGATTGTGCCTGCCAAGTAGATCCTCGAATTGAGGGAACACCAAGCACCAAAGGAGTTCTGTGA
- the hisH gene encoding imidazole glycerol phosphate synthase subunit HisH, whose amino-acid sequence MICGLVDYGRGNLCSVEKALHKSGVNVKRLTQPEDFLEIDLVVFPGQGHFGEAIQRMTALGMVDSVKQWLVDDKPFLGICLGFQLLFASSEESPEEGLGWIPGKVVKFSTDVGKVPHMGWNQVEFLERKHALFNSSNGSCSLPYFFHVHSYYPTEVPEEFVACRTSYGISFVSGVQKGNAYAYQFHPEKSQENGLKLLENFVSRFAA is encoded by the coding sequence GTGATTTGCGGGCTTGTCGATTATGGTAGAGGAAATTTATGCAGTGTAGAGAAGGCACTCCACAAGTCCGGAGTAAATGTCAAGCGGCTCACTCAGCCTGAAGATTTTCTGGAGATAGACCTCGTAGTATTTCCGGGCCAAGGGCATTTTGGGGAGGCTATCCAGCGCATGACGGCTCTTGGTATGGTAGATAGCGTGAAGCAATGGCTGGTAGATGATAAACCCTTTTTGGGAATCTGCTTGGGTTTCCAATTACTATTTGCTTCCAGTGAAGAGTCACCGGAGGAAGGCTTGGGTTGGATTCCTGGTAAGGTGGTGAAATTTTCTACGGACGTTGGAAAAGTACCGCATATGGGGTGGAATCAAGTGGAGTTTCTCGAAAGGAAACATGCACTATTTAATAGCTCAAATGGCTCATGCAGTCTTCCCTATTTTTTCCATGTGCACTCTTACTATCCTACAGAAGTTCCTGAAGAGTTTGTGGCATGTCGTACTAGTTATGGGATTTCATTTGTTAGTGGTGTGCAGAAGGGCAATGCTTATGCTTATCAATTTCACCCTGAGAAGAGCCAAGAAAATGGGCTAAAGTTATTGGAGAATTTTGTCAGTCGCTTTGCCGCTTAG